The following coding sequences lie in one Thalassoglobus polymorphus genomic window:
- a CDS encoding bifunctional serine/threonine-protein kinase/formylglycine-generating enzyme family protein: MSKNANNQSVVVNQLIAEYMRRTDAGEKLDTTQFIAAHPEHAEELNRHFENVNLLDGLKRTDTNEVDETLVKPAEDLDNSNDDPTAQTVVRGMADSETSVTRDHQRLNSGSTTNIEIPETFGRYAIQKVLGQGAMGAVYLAKDTQLDRDVALKIPKFGDGSGVDDKELLERFYREARASATIRSPNICPVYDVGEIEGQHYITMAYIEGRPLKDFTKSKKSHSEKQIITTIRKLAVGLEQAHAIGVIHRDLKPANIMVDKKGEPVVMDFGLARRSDSDDVQVTQSGAILGTPAYMAPEQVAGDQSAINHQVDIYALGIIMYELITGEMPFKGNLMALLQQISLNNPKKPSEFRKDLDPRLETICLKMMAGDQSKRYQSMNDVAADLQDVLRHPNRKQKKDATKNTGPKPNAIPTSHEESNPALVTVEHPKSYAEQLREKKSKTAKAAKKSNSPNKAGPRSKKKASENFGPPKKFLIAGGLGGLLLLLGIVFIVRVGKYDVQITLDDPEITLSVDDEVLNIKDGQDLYKLSAGEHKLKLQKEGLTAHIEEFTVTKDGETAIRAVVVNGKLDALLNGENASGNEHVEGHISADSVTATENSIPTKNSALEFDGDGDYISVNSVNIEQGKPFCIEFWIKLNDDLPEGASGTITSVGPYNNTAFRTYQDTNVFYSNFAFLEIEEETETSRAIEFSRVKLNSPSWTHIASQIDAQGRCVTYVNGRKTPPLSLSNVEFEQLVKLAQPIGFKKNLTIGANYHLGSFTKSGSKHPLSFFKGSMRAFRMTSGVKYTENFIPADEFKKETQTKVLYLFNKGSGTTLEDASGNGHDGKIIGAKWVALEMDSSQQRSFSLSTDLEILKSENMNWEFKDEVLKGHGTATKKTHKWVAAEFTNEIHGDYDIDFEFKQSAFYPIQVDFPLGDNQAIRVHIGGQGSALMKIDGKEDRDAAEEFRNDDAKLKYGKWQQLSGKIRHKGENVEIDVTLDGVHVGRFAGARSRISLPHWNTVRPTTVKFSGYGDLSKAQIEVRGEVRLQPSLNTTTDASSHSKAPSIALSPFNEAKAKAHQKAWSEHLGVPIERKVDLPGGEKITFVLIPPGEFEMGSHQHEQSMFLNAIRGEWNAERTPAEIPRHKVQISNPFYLSKQEVTQGEWLSVLEDNPSVYANSKEHPVNQVTWNEAKEFVNAMNSKADLQGLTIRLPTEAEWEYACKAGDPRSNYPPEELEEYAWFNLNSKGNLQKGGERTPNAFGLHDMLGNVWEWCADSYHPDFYRKSSRVDPVSLEAGEDRVLRGGAMTHGYIHCRPTYRNHDLPDKKSFHFGVRLAATISSSSLPLKKATPGLDISQSDGSSD; this comes from the coding sequence ATGAGTAAGAACGCAAACAATCAAAGTGTGGTTGTGAATCAGCTGATCGCTGAATACATGAGACGCACCGATGCCGGCGAAAAACTTGACACTACGCAGTTTATCGCTGCACATCCGGAGCATGCGGAAGAACTGAATCGCCACTTTGAGAACGTAAATCTGCTGGATGGCCTGAAACGGACCGACACAAATGAGGTGGACGAGACACTCGTCAAACCGGCTGAAGATCTTGACAATTCGAACGATGACCCAACCGCCCAGACCGTCGTCCGAGGAATGGCCGATTCGGAAACCTCGGTGACTCGGGACCACCAGCGACTGAATTCAGGCTCAACGACGAACATTGAAATCCCGGAAACCTTCGGTCGTTACGCGATTCAAAAAGTTCTTGGGCAGGGAGCGATGGGGGCGGTCTACCTCGCCAAAGACACACAGCTAGATCGTGACGTCGCCCTCAAGATCCCGAAGTTCGGCGACGGCAGTGGCGTTGATGACAAAGAACTCCTTGAACGGTTCTACCGAGAAGCACGTGCCTCTGCGACGATCCGCAGTCCGAATATCTGCCCGGTTTATGATGTCGGTGAAATTGAAGGGCAACACTACATCACGATGGCCTATATTGAAGGCCGCCCGCTGAAAGACTTCACCAAATCGAAGAAGTCACATTCAGAAAAACAGATCATCACGACCATACGCAAGTTGGCAGTCGGCTTAGAACAGGCACACGCCATCGGTGTCATTCATCGAGATTTGAAACCTGCAAATATTATGGTCGACAAGAAGGGCGAGCCGGTCGTCATGGACTTCGGCCTCGCCCGCCGGAGCGATAGTGATGATGTGCAGGTGACGCAGAGCGGAGCAATTCTCGGCACGCCAGCGTACATGGCTCCCGAGCAAGTTGCCGGCGATCAGTCAGCGATCAACCATCAGGTCGATATCTACGCTCTCGGCATTATCATGTATGAGTTGATCACTGGCGAGATGCCATTTAAAGGGAATCTGATGGCGCTACTGCAACAGATCTCTCTCAACAATCCGAAAAAACCATCGGAGTTTCGCAAAGATCTCGATCCAAGATTGGAGACCATCTGCCTGAAAATGATGGCAGGCGATCAATCAAAACGCTATCAGTCGATGAATGACGTCGCTGCCGACCTGCAAGATGTACTGAGGCACCCCAATAGAAAACAGAAGAAAGACGCAACGAAGAATACCGGCCCCAAACCAAACGCAATTCCGACTTCACACGAAGAATCCAATCCGGCTTTAGTGACAGTTGAACACCCCAAGTCTTACGCTGAGCAACTACGAGAAAAGAAGAGCAAGACAGCGAAGGCAGCGAAGAAGTCAAATTCGCCAAACAAGGCGGGACCGAGATCAAAAAAGAAAGCTTCTGAAAATTTCGGTCCACCGAAGAAGTTTCTCATCGCTGGCGGCTTGGGTGGGTTACTACTCCTGCTCGGCATCGTCTTCATCGTTCGCGTTGGTAAGTACGACGTGCAGATTACGCTGGACGATCCGGAAATCACGCTCAGCGTCGATGACGAGGTCCTGAACATCAAAGATGGACAAGATCTCTACAAGCTCTCTGCAGGTGAGCACAAACTTAAACTGCAGAAGGAAGGTCTAACAGCTCACATCGAAGAGTTCACCGTCACCAAAGACGGCGAAACGGCCATCCGAGCTGTCGTAGTCAACGGCAAACTCGACGCATTGTTGAACGGTGAAAACGCTTCAGGTAACGAGCATGTAGAAGGCCATATTAGTGCTGACTCTGTCACTGCAACCGAGAACTCAATTCCGACAAAGAACTCTGCATTGGAATTCGACGGCGATGGTGATTACATCTCAGTCAATTCCGTGAATATCGAGCAGGGAAAACCATTTTGCATAGAATTTTGGATAAAACTGAATGACGACTTGCCAGAAGGTGCAAGTGGAACAATTACATCTGTCGGACCGTATAACAATACGGCATTTCGAACTTATCAGGACACCAATGTTTTCTATAGTAATTTCGCATTCCTGGAGATCGAAGAAGAGACAGAAACGTCACGTGCCATTGAATTTTCCAGGGTAAAACTCAATTCTCCTTCATGGACTCATATTGCATCTCAGATCGATGCCCAAGGTCGCTGCGTAACTTATGTAAATGGCAGAAAAACGCCCCCTTTAAGCTTGTCAAATGTTGAGTTTGAGCAGCTTGTCAAACTGGCACAGCCAATTGGATTCAAGAAGAATTTGACGATCGGTGCCAACTATCATCTCGGCAGCTTTACGAAGTCCGGCAGCAAACATCCGCTTAGTTTCTTCAAGGGATCGATGCGTGCTTTCCGTATGACTTCAGGTGTGAAGTACACAGAGAATTTCATCCCGGCAGATGAGTTCAAAAAAGAAACTCAGACGAAGGTGCTCTACCTCTTTAACAAAGGTTCAGGCACCACCCTCGAAGACGCCTCCGGCAACGGGCACGATGGCAAGATCATCGGAGCGAAGTGGGTTGCACTGGAGATGGATTCGTCTCAGCAGAGGTCGTTCTCTTTGAGTACAGATCTGGAAATCTTGAAATCCGAGAACATGAATTGGGAATTCAAAGATGAAGTGCTGAAAGGACACGGCACAGCGACAAAAAAAACCCACAAATGGGTGGCAGCAGAGTTCACGAATGAGATTCATGGAGACTACGACATCGATTTTGAGTTCAAGCAATCAGCTTTCTATCCCATTCAAGTTGATTTTCCACTCGGAGACAATCAGGCGATTCGTGTCCATATCGGAGGACAAGGCAGTGCATTGATGAAAATCGATGGGAAGGAAGACCGTGACGCTGCAGAAGAATTCCGTAATGACGATGCGAAACTTAAATATGGTAAGTGGCAACAATTGTCGGGGAAAATTCGCCATAAGGGAGAGAACGTTGAAATTGATGTCACGTTAGATGGAGTTCACGTTGGTCGATTCGCCGGAGCTCGATCACGAATCTCGCTACCGCATTGGAATACCGTTCGCCCGACCACAGTTAAATTCTCAGGGTATGGCGATCTTTCAAAAGCTCAAATTGAAGTGAGGGGGGAAGTAAGACTCCAACCTTCATTAAACACAACAACTGACGCGTCAAGCCATTCAAAGGCCCCTTCCATCGCTCTTTCACCTTTCAACGAAGCAAAGGCGAAAGCTCATCAGAAAGCATGGTCAGAACACCTTGGGGTCCCTATCGAGAGAAAAGTTGATCTTCCCGGAGGAGAGAAAATCACCTTTGTACTCATCCCGCCGGGTGAGTTTGAAATGGGCAGCCATCAACACGAGCAATCGATGTTTCTTAACGCGATTCGAGGTGAATGGAACGCTGAAAGAACTCCTGCCGAGATTCCGCGACACAAAGTTCAGATCTCGAATCCATTTTATCTTAGTAAACAGGAAGTGACTCAGGGAGAATGGTTGTCAGTGCTGGAGGACAATCCATCTGTCTATGCGAATTCGAAGGAGCATCCAGTGAATCAGGTGACCTGGAATGAAGCGAAGGAATTCGTCAATGCGATGAATTCAAAAGCTGATCTGCAGGGGCTGACGATTCGACTTCCGACTGAAGCAGAGTGGGAATATGCCTGCAAGGCAGGGGACCCGCGGTCCAACTATCCTCCAGAAGAACTGGAGGAATATGCCTGGTTCAATTTAAACTCGAAAGGCAACCTGCAGAAAGGTGGAGAGCGAACACCGAACGCTTTCGGACTTCATGATATGCTAGGAAACGTCTGGGAATGGTGTGCTGACAGCTATCATCCTGACTTCTACCGGAAGTCTTCCAGAGTAGATCCAGTCTCGCTCGAAGCTGGGGAGGATCGCGTCTTGCGAGGCGGAGCAATGACTCACGGATATATCCATTGCCGCCCAACATACCGAAACCACGATCTTCCGGATAAAAAAAGCTTTCACTTCGGTGTGAGACTGGCAGCCACAATTTCTTCCAGTTCGCTCCCGCTTAAAAAAGCGACTCCCGGACTCGACATCTCTCAATCAGATGGCTCCTCAGACTGA
- a CDS encoding class I SAM-dependent methyltransferase, with product MSDITSIATNTSVTCPLCSSDEHQTLATRGRAGEDLHTVVCTGCGLVFISPIPTAEEVAEYYAKEYRLKYKGVVQPKRKHIYRAGKRALMRLPLIEEFAKPGQRVLDIGSGGGEFVYLLKSKGFAASGIEPDEGYGGFSVQEYGIDVKIGPFDESMFEPDSFDVVTANHVVEHLRDPLSVFQGIWKGLKKGGHLIVEVPNVESKYHTPCNRWHFAHIFNFNPDTMENLGRRAGFEVVRTDLVGKSVHVRTVFKKSENAKPMQVSHENYHRVKNTLDSYTNYDHYTSTMPAKRLWSSVAQVVHEKIAVHATLSGKEILDRIYNAESSKLILARSA from the coding sequence ATGAGCGACATAACCTCAATCGCAACAAACACTTCCGTAACGTGTCCGCTGTGCTCGTCGGATGAGCACCAAACGTTGGCAACACGTGGCCGAGCTGGGGAAGACTTACACACGGTTGTTTGCACAGGTTGTGGACTCGTCTTTATTTCTCCCATACCTACTGCTGAAGAAGTGGCGGAATACTACGCTAAAGAATACCGACTCAAGTACAAAGGGGTCGTTCAACCGAAGCGGAAACACATTTATCGAGCTGGAAAACGGGCACTGATGCGGCTCCCCCTCATCGAAGAGTTTGCAAAGCCCGGTCAGCGAGTTCTTGATATCGGTTCCGGGGGCGGAGAGTTCGTCTACTTGCTGAAATCAAAAGGATTCGCAGCTTCCGGGATTGAACCCGACGAAGGCTACGGAGGCTTCTCCGTTCAAGAATATGGCATCGACGTAAAGATTGGTCCGTTCGACGAATCAATGTTCGAACCAGACAGCTTCGATGTTGTGACTGCGAACCATGTCGTCGAACACCTTCGTGATCCACTCAGTGTTTTTCAGGGAATCTGGAAAGGTCTGAAAAAAGGAGGTCACTTAATCGTCGAAGTCCCGAATGTTGAAAGCAAGTACCACACCCCCTGTAACCGCTGGCACTTCGCACATATCTTCAATTTCAATCCAGACACAATGGAAAACCTCGGAAGGCGAGCAGGATTCGAAGTTGTCAGGACAGATCTGGTAGGCAAATCCGTGCATGTTCGGACAGTCTTTAAAAAGTCCGAGAACGCAAAGCCGATGCAGGTATCACACGAAAATTATCATCGTGTCAAAAACACGCTCGATAGCTACACAAACTACGATCACTACACCTCAACCATGCCTGCCAAACGACTCTGGTCGTCCGTCGCACAAGTGGTGCATGAAAAAATCGCTGTCCATGCTACGCTTTCCGGAAAAGAAATTCTCGACCGAATTTACAATGCCGAATCCTCAAAATTGATTCTCGCGCGGTCTGCATAA